From the genome of Streptomyces ficellus:
ACCGCCGACGGCGGCGTCGCGCTCGGCGAGCCCACCGGCTCCACGGCCTGGTTCCCGGGCAACCACCACCCGTCCGACAAGGCCACGTACGAAGTCGCCGTCACCGTGCCCCACGGCCACCGCGCCGTCTCCAACGGCGAACTGACGGAGCACCGCACCGCCGGCGGCCGCGACACGTTCGTATGGCGCTCCGCCGAGCCGATGGCGAGCTACCTCGCGACGATCGCCGTCGGCCGGTATGAGACGAAGAGCTCCCGTACCCCGTCCGGCCTCCCCGTCCACACCGCCGCCCGCGGGGAAGCGACCCTCCTCGACCGGATCCCCGAGCTGCTCGCCTGGACCACCGGGAAGTTCGGCCCGTACCCCTTCTCCTCCACCGGCGCCATCGTCGACACCACGGTGGACGTCGGCTACGCCCTGGAGACGCAGAGCCGGCCCTTCTTCGACAAGAACACCTTCGAGCCCTCGACACTGGTGCACGAACTCGCCCACCAGTGGTACGGCAACTCCGTCTCGCCGAAGTCATGGCGGGACATGTGGCTGAACGAGAGCTTCGCGACGTACGCCGAATGGCTGTACGCGGAGGAGTTCGACGACAAGCCCGTGCAGGAGAGCTTCGACGAGGTGTTCGCCGACGACGAGAACTGGGCGTTCCCGCCGGCCGCGCCGCCCACCCCCGAGGACCTCTCGGGACCACCGGTCTACGGCCGGGGCGCGATGGTCCTCCACAAGGTCCGGCAGGCCGTCGGTGACGACGCCTTCTCCGGCATCCTGCGCGGCTGGGCGGCCAAGCACCGGCACGCCAACGCCTCGACACGGGACTTCACCACCTACGTCGAGGACGTGTCCGGCGAGGACCTGACGGACCTGTGGGACGTGTGGCTGTACGGGGACGACCGCCCTACAGACCCTTCCGCATGACGACGCAGTCCCGGCCGAGCCGCCGGTCCGGACGGCGGTCGATCTCCTCGTAGCCGAGGGCGCGCCAGAAGGCGGCGGCCTTCACGTTGTTCTCCAGCACCGCGAGCCGGAGGCCCTTCCTGCCCAGCTCCCGGAACCGCTTCTCGACGATCTCGGCCAGCTCCCGGCCGAAGCCGGCCCGGTGCTCACGGGCGTGGACCATCAGCAGGCCGATCCAGGGGTCCGGGTCGTCCGGGTCGTCGGGGTGCTGGGCGCGGGTCACCGAGATGCCGATGACGTGCCCGGCCGAACGGGCCAGCAGCACCTCGGTGTCCGGGTGCACCAGCTCCTCGGCGAGCGAGGCGGCGACCTGCTCGGGCCGGATGTCGTCGGGGTCCGGGAAGTCCCCGCTGAGCTGCTGGAACTCGCGGTTCGACGCGTAGAGCCCGGTCAGTTCGGTGAGGAGCGGGCCGGGCAGCGCGCCCTCCTCGCCGCCCTCCAGCGGTTCGACGATCATGCGGAAACAGTAGGGCCCCGGCGCGGACTTCGCCGCCGGGGCCGCCACGTGCGGGCCGGGTCAGATGTTGACGCCGAAGTCGCGGGCGATGCCCTCCAGGCCGGAGGCGTAGCCCTGGCCGACGGCGCGGAACTTCCACTCGGCGCCGTTGCGGTACAGCTCGCCGAAGACCATGGCGGTCTCGGTGGCCGCGTCCTCGCTCAGGTCGTAGCGCGCGATCTCGGCGCCGCCGGCCTGGTTGACGATGCGGATGTAGGCGTTGCGGACCTGGCCGAAGTTCTGCGAGCGGGTGACCGCGTCGTAGATGGAGACCGGGAAGACGATCTTGTCCACGTTCGCCGGCAGACCCGCCAGGTTCACGTTGATCTGCTCGTCGTCGCCGCCGCCCTCGCCGGTGCGGTTGTCACCGGTGTGGACGATGGTCTGGTCCGGGGTGGACTTGTTGTTGAAGAAGACGAAGTGGGCGTCCGAGGCGACCTTGCCCGCCTGGTCGACGCCGATGGCGGACGCGTCGAGGTCGAAGTCGGTGCCGGTGGTGGTACGGACGTCCCAGCCGAGCCCCACAGTGACGGCGGTCAGACCCGGCGCCTCCTTGGTCAGCGAGACGTTGCCGCCCTTGGACAGGCTTACAGCCATGGAGAGTCCCTTTCCTCGAACCTAGCGTCGTACCCGATAACGCGTGACGCGGCGGGCTGGTTCCACCTCCGTAAAACGGGGTGACGTGACCGTGTCCGGACAGGGACCATGGAGGCATGTCCGGTCCCCATGTCATCCGCGGTTCGGTCTCCCTGCCGGAGGCCGAGCTGATGTGGCGTTTCTCCAGGTCGTCCGGGCCGGGCGGGCAGCACGTCAACACCAGCGACTCGCAGGTGGAGCTGCGGTTCGACCTGGCGGGTACGGAAGCGCTGCCTCCGGTCTGGAAGGAGCGCGCCCTGGAGCGCCTGGCGTCGCGGCTGGTCGACGGGGTGCTCACCGTCCGCGCCTCGGACCACCGCTCGCAGTGGCGCAACCGCGAGACGGCGGCGGTGCGGCTGGCGGCCCTGCTGGCCGAGGCGACGGCGCCGCCGCCGAAGCCGCGGCGCCCGACGAAGATCCCGCGCGGGATCAACGAGCGGCGGCTGCGGCAGAAGAAGCAGCGCGGGGAGACCAAACGGGGCCGGTCGTCCCGCGACTGGACGTAACCCCGTCCGCACCCGCCGTACCACCGGGGTGGGGCCGTGCCCCAACCCACCCCCGCCCGCAGTCGGCGACGTACCGGGGTGGGGCCGTGCAGGGTCGCCCCCGCAGGGGTTGGCGGCGCAGGCGCGGCTCCCTCACGCGTAACCGAAGGCCGCCGGCCCCGAGGAGGCGAGCCCGGAGGGGCCACGCCCCGCCCCCACCG
Proteins encoded in this window:
- a CDS encoding M1 family metallopeptidase; translation: MDPRRPPALAAVALLVAAALTGCTGDERGTGARAEPGAAGVGDPYFPKLGNGGYDVRHYALTLSYEPGTNRLTGTADITARATQPLSAFNLDLTGLTVHSATVAGAPATVRRSGGELTLRPAEDIADGATFRTVVRYSGAPATITDAEGAREGWLRTADGGVALGEPTGSTAWFPGNHHPSDKATYEVAVTVPHGHRAVSNGELTEHRTAGGRDTFVWRSAEPMASYLATIAVGRYETKSSRTPSGLPVHTAARGEATLLDRIPELLAWTTGKFGPYPFSSTGAIVDTTVDVGYALETQSRPFFDKNTFEPSTLVHELAHQWYGNSVSPKSWRDMWLNESFATYAEWLYAEEFDDKPVQESFDEVFADDENWAFPPAAPPTPEDLSGPPVYGRGAMVLHKVRQAVGDDAFSGILRGWAAKHRHANASTRDFTTYVEDVSGEDLTDLWDVWLYGDDRPTDPSA
- a CDS encoding GNAT family N-acetyltransferase; this translates as MIVEPLEGGEEGALPGPLLTELTGLYASNREFQQLSGDFPDPDDIRPEQVAASLAEELVHPDTEVLLARSAGHVIGISVTRAQHPDDPDDPDPWIGLLMVHAREHRAGFGRELAEIVEKRFRELGRKGLRLAVLENNVKAAAFWRALGYEEIDRRPDRRLGRDCVVMRKGL
- a CDS encoding TerD family protein — translated: MAVSLSKGGNVSLTKEAPGLTAVTVGLGWDVRTTTGTDFDLDASAIGVDQAGKVASDAHFVFFNNKSTPDQTIVHTGDNRTGEGGGDDEQINVNLAGLPANVDKIVFPVSIYDAVTRSQNFGQVRNAYIRIVNQAGGAEIARYDLSEDAATETAMVFGELYRNGAEWKFRAVGQGYASGLEGIARDFGVNI
- the arfB gene encoding alternative ribosome rescue aminoacyl-tRNA hydrolase ArfB, which encodes MSGPHVIRGSVSLPEAELMWRFSRSSGPGGQHVNTSDSQVELRFDLAGTEALPPVWKERALERLASRLVDGVLTVRASDHRSQWRNRETAAVRLAALLAEATAPPPKPRRPTKIPRGINERRLRQKKQRGETKRGRSSRDWT